A single region of the Neodiprion pinetum isolate iyNeoPine1 chromosome 5, iyNeoPine1.2, whole genome shotgun sequence genome encodes:
- the LOC124219615 gene encoding translation initiation factor eIF2 assembly protein isoform X1, translating into MIAECSFSVWYPLFGKESLEAVTVPIPDEVMAYLEHESFRLPVEARNYSKSCSSRWSDGTLVLPNDNDDVHLDQAQFTNDLSEPSYPMFSNQIKDVLNEFGAVFVKLNWSAPLDAAWVAPTKTLRCTTLEEIYLLLKSSDRLVKDLNQLQSLKDKKVNVPPCLVLKKWREINPCAEFRCFVINGELVGICQRDLSQYYLYIETEKYDIRQDIKSLFHERIKKRFESLTNYVFDVIRHKKDHVKIIDFSPYVPGSTKTLLFMKEELNGPIFNPPEFRLIGENVAIQPNDASTFCIPREINEFYQTNSSQSMMDIIQQEVHNQNELCEMNKHPNRSTDEDYQ; encoded by the exons ATGATTGCCGAGTGTTCGTTTAGCGTTTGGTATCCGTTGTTCGGCAAAGAGTCATTGGAGGCTGTCACCGTCCCGATACCAGATGAGGTTATGGCGTACCTGGAGCATGAGTCGTTTCGATTACCTGTAGAGGCgcgaaattattcgaaatcaTGCAGCTCGAGATGGTCCGACGGTACTTTGGTACTACCGAATGACAACGACGACGTTCACCTAGACCAAGCACAATTCACGAAT GATTTAAGCGAGCCGTCTTATCCGATGTTCAGCAATCAAATTAAGGATGTCCTTAACGAATTTGGTGCAGTGTTTGTTAAATTGAACTGGAGCGCACCTTTG GATGCAGCATGGGTTGCCCCTACAAAAACACTAAGATGCACAACCTTGGAAGAAATCTATCTATTGCTCAAAAGTTCAGATCGATTGGTAAAAGACCTGAATCAGCTACAATCCTTAAAGGATAAGAAGGTGAATGTGCCACCCTGCCTGGTCTTGAAGAAATGGCGTGAAATAAATCCCTGTGCAGAGTTTCGTTGCTTTGTGATAAATGGCGAGCTTGTTG gaATTTGTCAGCGAGACCTATCGCAATATTATCTGTATATCGAAACGGAGAAGTATGACATACGCCAGGATATTAAGAGTTTATTCCATGAACGGATAAAGAAGAGATTTGAATCATTGACAAATT ATGTATTTGATGTGATTCGTCACAAAAAAGATCATGtcaaaataatcgattttagTCCGTACGTCCCAGGTAGCACAAAGACCCTGCTATTCATGAAGGAAGAACTTAATGGACCCATTTTCAATCCCCCAGAGTTTCGCCTTATTGGTGAAAATGTTGCAATTCAACCTAATGACGCAAGCACTTTTTGCATTCCAAGAGAAATCAACGAGTTCTATCAGACCAACAGTTCACAGTCTATGATGGATATCATTCAGCAA GAAGTTCACAATCAGAATGAGCTGtgtgaaatgaataaacatCCAAATCGATCTACTGATGAGGATTACCAGTGA
- the LOC124219615 gene encoding translation initiation factor eIF2 assembly protein isoform X3 — MIAECSFSVWYPLFGKESLEAVTVPIPDEVMAYLEHESFRLPVEARNYSKSCSSRWSDGTLVLPNDNDDVHLDQAQFTNDLSEPSYPMFSNQIKDVLNEFGAVFVKLNWSAPLDAAWVAPTKTLRCTTLEEIYLLLKSSDRLVKDLNQLQSLKDKKVNVPPCLVLKKWREINPCAEFRCFVINGICQRDLSQYYLYIETEKYDIRQDIKSLFHERIKKRFESLTNYVFDVIRHKKDHVKIIDFSPYVPGSTKTLLFMKEELNGPIFNPPEFRLIGENVAIQPNDASTFCIPREINEFYQTNSSQSMMDIIQQEVHNQNELCEMNKHPNRSTDEDYQ, encoded by the exons ATGATTGCCGAGTGTTCGTTTAGCGTTTGGTATCCGTTGTTCGGCAAAGAGTCATTGGAGGCTGTCACCGTCCCGATACCAGATGAGGTTATGGCGTACCTGGAGCATGAGTCGTTTCGATTACCTGTAGAGGCgcgaaattattcgaaatcaTGCAGCTCGAGATGGTCCGACGGTACTTTGGTACTACCGAATGACAACGACGACGTTCACCTAGACCAAGCACAATTCACGAAT GATTTAAGCGAGCCGTCTTATCCGATGTTCAGCAATCAAATTAAGGATGTCCTTAACGAATTTGGTGCAGTGTTTGTTAAATTGAACTGGAGCGCACCTTTG GATGCAGCATGGGTTGCCCCTACAAAAACACTAAGATGCACAACCTTGGAAGAAATCTATCTATTGCTCAAAAGTTCAGATCGATTGGTAAAAGACCTGAATCAGCTACAATCCTTAAAGGATAAGAAGGTGAATGTGCCACCCTGCCTGGTCTTGAAGAAATGGCGTGAAATAAATCCCTGTGCAGAGTTTCGTTGCTTTGTGATAAATG gaATTTGTCAGCGAGACCTATCGCAATATTATCTGTATATCGAAACGGAGAAGTATGACATACGCCAGGATATTAAGAGTTTATTCCATGAACGGATAAAGAAGAGATTTGAATCATTGACAAATT ATGTATTTGATGTGATTCGTCACAAAAAAGATCATGtcaaaataatcgattttagTCCGTACGTCCCAGGTAGCACAAAGACCCTGCTATTCATGAAGGAAGAACTTAATGGACCCATTTTCAATCCCCCAGAGTTTCGCCTTATTGGTGAAAATGTTGCAATTCAACCTAATGACGCAAGCACTTTTTGCATTCCAAGAGAAATCAACGAGTTCTATCAGACCAACAGTTCACAGTCTATGATGGATATCATTCAGCAA GAAGTTCACAATCAGAATGAGCTGtgtgaaatgaataaacatCCAAATCGATCTACTGATGAGGATTACCAGTGA
- the LOC124219615 gene encoding translation initiation factor eIF2 assembly protein isoform X5 yields the protein MIAECSFSVWYPLFGKESLEAVTVPIPDEVMAYLEHESFRLPVEARNYSKSCSSRWSDGTLVLPNDNDDVHLDQAQFTNDLSEPSYPMFSNQIKDVLNEFGAVFVKLNWSAPLDAAWVAPTKTLRCTTLEEIYLLLKSSDRLVKDLNQLQSLKDKKVNVPPCLVLKKWREINPCAEFRCFVINGELVGICQRDLSQYYLYIETEKYDIRQDIKSLFHERIKKRFESLTNYVFDVIRHKKDHVKIIDFSPYVPGSTKTLLFMKEELNGPIFNPPEFRLIGENVAIQPNDASTFCIPREINEFYQTNSSQSMMDIIQQGMVNILTNQKN from the exons ATGATTGCCGAGTGTTCGTTTAGCGTTTGGTATCCGTTGTTCGGCAAAGAGTCATTGGAGGCTGTCACCGTCCCGATACCAGATGAGGTTATGGCGTACCTGGAGCATGAGTCGTTTCGATTACCTGTAGAGGCgcgaaattattcgaaatcaTGCAGCTCGAGATGGTCCGACGGTACTTTGGTACTACCGAATGACAACGACGACGTTCACCTAGACCAAGCACAATTCACGAAT GATTTAAGCGAGCCGTCTTATCCGATGTTCAGCAATCAAATTAAGGATGTCCTTAACGAATTTGGTGCAGTGTTTGTTAAATTGAACTGGAGCGCACCTTTG GATGCAGCATGGGTTGCCCCTACAAAAACACTAAGATGCACAACCTTGGAAGAAATCTATCTATTGCTCAAAAGTTCAGATCGATTGGTAAAAGACCTGAATCAGCTACAATCCTTAAAGGATAAGAAGGTGAATGTGCCACCCTGCCTGGTCTTGAAGAAATGGCGTGAAATAAATCCCTGTGCAGAGTTTCGTTGCTTTGTGATAAATGGCGAGCTTGTTG gaATTTGTCAGCGAGACCTATCGCAATATTATCTGTATATCGAAACGGAGAAGTATGACATACGCCAGGATATTAAGAGTTTATTCCATGAACGGATAAAGAAGAGATTTGAATCATTGACAAATT ATGTATTTGATGTGATTCGTCACAAAAAAGATCATGtcaaaataatcgattttagTCCGTACGTCCCAGGTAGCACAAAGACCCTGCTATTCATGAAGGAAGAACTTAATGGACCCATTTTCAATCCCCCAGAGTTTCGCCTTATTGGTGAAAATGTTGCAATTCAACCTAATGACGCAAGCACTTTTTGCATTCCAAGAGAAATCAACGAGTTCTATCAGACCAACAGTTCACAGTCTATGATGGATATCATTCAGCAA GGTATGGTTAACATCTTAACTAACCAAAAGAACTAA
- the LOC124219615 gene encoding translation initiation factor eIF2 assembly protein isoform X4 — protein sequence MIAECSFSVWYPLFGKESLEAVTVPIPDEVMAYLEHESFRLPVEARNYSKSCSSRWSDGTLVLPNDNDDVHLDQAQFTNDLSEPSYPMFSNQIKDVLNEFGAVFVKLNWSAPLDAAWVAPTKTLRCTTLEEIYLLLKSSDRLVKDLNQLQSLKDKKVNVPPCLVLKKWREINPCAEFRCFVINGELVGICQRDLSQYYLYIETEKYDIRQDIKSLFHERIKKRFESLTNYVFDVIRHKKDHVKIIDFSPYVPGSTKTLLFMKEELNGPIFNPPEFRLIGENVAIQPNDASTFCIPREINEFYQTNSSQSMMDIIQQILFKNHIICETKTA from the exons ATGATTGCCGAGTGTTCGTTTAGCGTTTGGTATCCGTTGTTCGGCAAAGAGTCATTGGAGGCTGTCACCGTCCCGATACCAGATGAGGTTATGGCGTACCTGGAGCATGAGTCGTTTCGATTACCTGTAGAGGCgcgaaattattcgaaatcaTGCAGCTCGAGATGGTCCGACGGTACTTTGGTACTACCGAATGACAACGACGACGTTCACCTAGACCAAGCACAATTCACGAAT GATTTAAGCGAGCCGTCTTATCCGATGTTCAGCAATCAAATTAAGGATGTCCTTAACGAATTTGGTGCAGTGTTTGTTAAATTGAACTGGAGCGCACCTTTG GATGCAGCATGGGTTGCCCCTACAAAAACACTAAGATGCACAACCTTGGAAGAAATCTATCTATTGCTCAAAAGTTCAGATCGATTGGTAAAAGACCTGAATCAGCTACAATCCTTAAAGGATAAGAAGGTGAATGTGCCACCCTGCCTGGTCTTGAAGAAATGGCGTGAAATAAATCCCTGTGCAGAGTTTCGTTGCTTTGTGATAAATGGCGAGCTTGTTG gaATTTGTCAGCGAGACCTATCGCAATATTATCTGTATATCGAAACGGAGAAGTATGACATACGCCAGGATATTAAGAGTTTATTCCATGAACGGATAAAGAAGAGATTTGAATCATTGACAAATT ATGTATTTGATGTGATTCGTCACAAAAAAGATCATGtcaaaataatcgattttagTCCGTACGTCCCAGGTAGCACAAAGACCCTGCTATTCATGAAGGAAGAACTTAATGGACCCATTTTCAATCCCCCAGAGTTTCGCCTTATTGGTGAAAATGTTGCAATTCAACCTAATGACGCAAGCACTTTTTGCATTCCAAGAGAAATCAACGAGTTCTATCAGACCAACAGTTCACAGTCTATGATGGATATCATTCAGCAA ATTCTATTCAAGAACCATATTATATGTGAAACTAAAACTGCATAA
- the LOC124219615 gene encoding translation initiation factor eIF2 assembly protein isoform X2, producing MIAECSFSVWYPLFGKESLEAVTVPIPDEVMAYLEHESFRLPVEARNYSKSCSSRWSDGTLVLPNDNDDVHLDQAQFTNDLSEPSYPMFSNQIKDVLNEFGAVFVKLNWSAPLDAAWVAPTKTLRCTTLEEIYLLLKSSDRLVKDLNQLQSLKDKKVNVPPCLVLKKWREINPCAEFRCFVINGELVGICQRDLSQYYLYIETEKYDIRQDIKSLFHERIKKRFESLTNYVFDVIRHKKDHVKIIDFSPYVPGSTKTLLFMKEELNGPIFNPPEFRLIGENVAIQPNDASTFCIPREINEFYQTNSSQSMMDIIQQVTWRYLICRAIFDKSLIISSSAYS from the exons ATGATTGCCGAGTGTTCGTTTAGCGTTTGGTATCCGTTGTTCGGCAAAGAGTCATTGGAGGCTGTCACCGTCCCGATACCAGATGAGGTTATGGCGTACCTGGAGCATGAGTCGTTTCGATTACCTGTAGAGGCgcgaaattattcgaaatcaTGCAGCTCGAGATGGTCCGACGGTACTTTGGTACTACCGAATGACAACGACGACGTTCACCTAGACCAAGCACAATTCACGAAT GATTTAAGCGAGCCGTCTTATCCGATGTTCAGCAATCAAATTAAGGATGTCCTTAACGAATTTGGTGCAGTGTTTGTTAAATTGAACTGGAGCGCACCTTTG GATGCAGCATGGGTTGCCCCTACAAAAACACTAAGATGCACAACCTTGGAAGAAATCTATCTATTGCTCAAAAGTTCAGATCGATTGGTAAAAGACCTGAATCAGCTACAATCCTTAAAGGATAAGAAGGTGAATGTGCCACCCTGCCTGGTCTTGAAGAAATGGCGTGAAATAAATCCCTGTGCAGAGTTTCGTTGCTTTGTGATAAATGGCGAGCTTGTTG gaATTTGTCAGCGAGACCTATCGCAATATTATCTGTATATCGAAACGGAGAAGTATGACATACGCCAGGATATTAAGAGTTTATTCCATGAACGGATAAAGAAGAGATTTGAATCATTGACAAATT ATGTATTTGATGTGATTCGTCACAAAAAAGATCATGtcaaaataatcgattttagTCCGTACGTCCCAGGTAGCACAAAGACCCTGCTATTCATGAAGGAAGAACTTAATGGACCCATTTTCAATCCCCCAGAGTTTCGCCTTATTGGTGAAAATGTTGCAATTCAACCTAATGACGCAAGCACTTTTTGCATTCCAAGAGAAATCAACGAGTTCTATCAGACCAACAGTTCACAGTCTATGATGGATATCATTCAGCAA GTAACCTGGCGTTATCTTATCTGTCGTGCCATCTTCGACAAAAGTCTAATAATTTCAAGTTCAGCTTACTCCTGA